Part of the Sphingobacterium sp. LZ7M1 genome, CACCGATCTCCTGTTCTTTGCTCACTACGTGTTTTTCTCCGGCAATCAATGCTTTTTCTTCGTCGTCGCTCAATAGCGGGTGCCATTGTGGTTCACGATAAATAGGATGTACGTTAAGCTGGACAGTACCGTCCTCACCTCGGCTAAGAGATAGCTTTGCATCCAGTTGGCGGATGGCAAACCCATCGATATTCAGATTGGCCATGCTCAACATATCGGTTCTTCTACCTGCAAGCAGGGCATCGATATTCTCCGGGCTTATGCTAAATCCACCGTTTATGTAAAGCCCTAATTTTTCAAGTTCGTTTAGGGGCATTTCATGTTCGTTGATAGGGTATTTCATGATGTAATTGTTTTTTGGGGTTTTAATAATTTTATCTTCTGATACCGTAGGCGGCGACAACCTCCATTTCAGTATGCGCCGGGCGCTTTAGGTCTGCATCTACCTTGACAGCTTCGGGATGCTGTTTGGCTTGGAGCAGGGAATTATATAGCTGGTCTGTCTTGGATAGGGAAAATACATTTCCGGTTGTCAGGTCTTCCACACGCATACGTCCACGTTTCAGATGGCCTTGCACTTTGTACACCGTATTGTTATAGGCGATTTCATCACCCATAGAAAGGGTAGTTTCTTTCACCTTTTGTGATTGTGTTACGGTGAGTTTTTCGACCGCCACATCGGCGGCGGCTTTGATTTCCCTTTTTTGTTCAAATGCCAATAGGTATTTGAATATTTTTTCAGCATCAGCAGCGGCGGCGTGTATTTCAAAAGGTGTATCGCGCAATATCTGAATCCAATTGTCCACGTAGGCAACGTGTTGGCCGGGATCGTGGCCAATGTGGAGTTCTTGACCTATGAGCATGGATGCAATTTCGGCGCGGAGTTCCTCGCGGGCATACCCCTCTGTTCCAAACTTGTTTATAAGGCTTCTGTCCAGACGGTTTTCGTGTCCTGTCCAATGGCCGAGCTCATGGAGCACGGTGGCATAGTATTTATCCGGTGCATCGAATTGTTCACGGAACGGCATGGTAATACTGTCACGGAGTGGGCTATAAAATGCTTTGTCGCCCGCTCTGTGGGTTATGTTAGCTCCCGAAGCCTGAATGAGGTTTTCTGCCCTTTCGATAGGATCCCATTGGAATTGTTTTACATCAGGTTTAACCAAAGGTTCGATACCGTTGATCTGCTCCGCATTGAACACCCAAGCGGTTGTAATGATCGGTCTGTCCAACCTTACCTGAACCTTAACAGGTTTTCCTTTTTCGTCCAAAATCGGTTTGCACTGCTCGTCTTTCTTAGGCAACAATTGGTGTAGTTTGACATACTGGATAAGGGAAGCCTTTTCACCTTTCCGCACTTGCAAGCCTTTTTCCGATGCTTGCTTAAAGGTCATCCATCGGGGGTCATCACGATCAGCCATCAAGAGGGAAAAAATATTAATCCCTTTATAGCGGTTTCCCGTTGTGGCATTGTATGGGATTTCAAAGGCTGGGCCGTTGTGATTCCACGGTTTTTGCCACGGTGCAGTACCCTCTTCGAGTTTCTTGATGATATTTGCGGCTACTATTTCATGCAGGGATTTTGAATTTTTACTGCTCATATTCATCCACCTCCGGGGATTCGTCATCAGGCCATTCGTCGGCGTATTCCACGCCATAAACGGCGGCTTCCTGTGGGGTTAGACCAATATCCTCACCACTGGCCAGGATACTTAGTTTTTGTTGTAGTGATCTTAAATGATAGTCCATATTATTCGATGTTTAAAGGTTTATCCGATTGTTCTCTTAGCCTGTGCAGGAATTTCAATGGGTCAAGGTATTTCCCTTTGAATTTCACCGAGAAATGCAAATGCTCACCCGTCACCCTGCCCGTTGCTCCCGTAATACCAATGGGTTGCCCCACCGTCACCGTATCACCGGGCGAAACGAGTATTCGGGAAAGATGTCCGTAAATGGTTTCCACGTCTCCGTGAAGTACCCGTACATATTTGCCAAGTGCTTTATGCTTTCCGGTTGCTTTGACCCGACCGTCAAGCACATTGAATACAGGGTCGGAACGGGCGGCAAAATCGGCACCGTTATGGTGCGATGCCTTACCATTTATCGGGTGGATACGGTAGCCGAACGGTGATGTAACCTTTAGCTTGTCCAATGGCGGACTGTAATCGATGCCCTGCCCATAAAGCATAAAGGGTACAAGTAGCAACCACCCCAAAACAAGGCTGGGGATAGTTAATATGTTCCGCTGATAGGCAGAACGTTCTGTGTTGTTCATGATGTTTTGGTTTCGGTTGGAGTGGGAATCTGGGGTGTGTCCTGTGTCGGCATTAACTGCTGGACCATTTCCTGCACTTCCTTGTTGATGCGGAAAAAATTGTCCAATAGGATTTCCTCTTTCCGTCCACCGAAGTCGTAATAGGTCGGCAGTTCCCGATAATTTGCTTCTTCCTTTTTAATGGCTTCCATGTCCAGATTGACACGGCAATTGACCGCCGAGGTCTGGTATTTTCCCGTATAGGTTTCCACAGTATCACGTGCAACGATACCGACGATTTCACCTGTCTTTAGTGATGCTATCTTCCCGGCGGGAATCAACGGTTCGAGTTTTTCATTCAACGATAGCGAGGTTCTTGTACGGTCGATGCTTAGGCTTTCACCCGTTTGCTTGACCTTGCCAAACAGGCGTTCCAACCACTCCAAGGTTTCCTTGCTCCTGACAGAGCCAGACAGTACATTTCCCATGATGGACGTGATGACCTCTGCTGTTTCCTTGCCATATTGCTGGAGTAACATAGGTAACTCCTGAAGCCCCAAAACCACTCCGGAAAAATTGGATCGGGCCTGTGCCACGAGTAGGTCGACACGGTGGATATACAGACTTGGAGCCTCATCCACCACTAAACCGATGGGCAGATTGCCCTTTGTATTGATAAGTTTGGTAACCCGATTAAGCACCACGGACAGGCAGGCGGAATTGATGCTCTGCGTACTCGGGTCGTTAGCAAGCACCAAAATACCGGGGTGCTTGGGGTTACTGACCTGTAGCTCGAAATCATCCGCACCGAAAACCCAGAAAGTTTCTTTGGTTGCCATTCGGCTGATAAAGATTTTGAGCGTTCCGACCTGTCCCTCCAATTGGTCAAATGCCTTTGCTTTGTAGGCAGATAAAAATGGTGATAATAGGGAAGCAAGCTCCCCGTTACTGAACAGCACCGTAAAAATCTGTTCATACGAAAGATTAAGAAAGGCAAGTACATGGGGCAGACTGGAATAACGTCCATCTTCGTACCTACTGAAAAAGTAGATACAGGCGGCAAGGAAATTGACGGCGGACTGCGTAAAGAATTGGTCGCTTCCACCGGACTTGTCGCCTTTTTTCAAGGCTTCAACAAGTGCTTCGGCCGTTTCCGAAGCATCGGCAAGTGTACCCAGATAAGCACGTTTCAAAGGGTTTACCCGTCTGCTCTTTGCAGGGTCGTTGAGATTGATAACGTGGAAACGGTAATCCTTGCACCGACCGTTCTGTTTGGCAAGCAGGTAATGATAATATGCAATTTTGCCGAGATCGGGGTATTTCAGATCGTATAGGCACATGGTGAACGAATTGGCAATCATTTGGCGGATAATCGGCATGATGATCCCAAACGATTTTCCACTGCCCGGCACTCCGCAAACCAAACAGCCCCTAAAAATATTTTCGAGCGGTATATACCCCTTTCGGACTTTTCCCTTGTAATAGAACAAGGTCGGGATGTTGATCGAGTACGGTGTTATCACGGGTTCAGTCGGCTGCATAAAGGATTCTTCCTCAATGTTCCAACGATCCTTTCCCAGATTGGAGCTGATAATCTTGGAAACGTTGTCCATTGCAACGTGTACCAAAACGGCACCCGCAAAAGCACTTGTGATATAGGCAAGGTCATACCAATTGACTTGCCCCCATATCGGAGCCGCTCCACGTCCTTGCAACCACAAGCCCGAAAAAAGAATGAGCATCCCCAATGCCAAAGGGTAACCGATCTGGGTCTTGGGATTGAGGTCTTTTTTCTTTCGGCTTAATGTTCCGATGGAGACCAGACAGATCAGTACAAGCGTAAAGAGTTTGCTGTTTATCAATTCGACATAGAACGGCACCCTCGAAAGCCTCTCCGCAAAGAGTAGCAAACTGTTATTTGCTACCCCTGCCAAGAGGAATCTATCTACATAGAAAAACAAAAAGACTTCGAGGACAACGGATAGGTATATGCCAAATTGCAGGGAGCGGTAAAGCCCCTGTTGCTCTTTGGTTTCTTCCATAAATGTTTGTCTTTGTAAGGTTGGAAGGATGGCGTCGCCGTTCTTCCATGATAATTTGATTTTCAAAGAATGGAAGACTGCCTTACGGCAATCTTCCGTAGCAATTAAACTAAGATTGATTCATAAAAAAAGCCAGCGACTTACGCTGGCTTATATGACCATAAAAAATTTAAAAAAATATAATCCGCTATTCCCCTACGATTTTCAAGATATAATCTTCACCTTCTTCAAAGGCGTTACTTTGGGTAAGTACATGATGTATATTATCCATATCCTCACCAGAGACCGTTGCACTAAATTTCCATGCGCGTAAAAGCATACGGATATATATATTAGTTTCATTCCGTCTTGAAATTGCCCGTAAAGCACCCAAATAATCATCTCTAAAGACTGTCGGAATAATAATCTTACTTTGTTCGGCCCTGACCAACTCGGCATTCATCATCACTCTCGCTAACCTCCCATTGCCATCGAGAAAAGGATGTACTTCGCTAATCAGGAACATCATATAGGCAGCTTTGGCGAAAGGTTCATTGAGTGCCTGATAGAACTCAAACCCTTTAATCAATGTACCCCGAACCAGTTCCACCTCAACAAAATCTGTATTACCTGCTCTATTGTTCCTATCCTTAAATTCGCCCGGGTTTTTGGATGGCCGGGCATTGAGCATAATTTTATGTCTATATTGAAGTATTTCGAGCAAATGATCTGGATTTTCCGGCGTGGTACTCATTTCCTTTCGATTACTGACTATCTGGTATGTACCTAATATATCATGAGAATCTTCATCTCTGGCAGGCATAGGCTTTCCGGTTTCGATGATTTTCAGCGCTTCATCTATTTTGAATTTTGTACCCTCGATATAATTGGAGAAATAGGCCTCAAAAAATGCGAAATTACGGAATGCCGTATTGCTTATGTTTGGGTCTGTAACAGGTGTAAACTCCAACTGTTGCAATGTGATGAAAAGGTTCTCAAAAAGTTCTATCCTCTTGAGATCAAACGGTTGTCCAAATGCTCTCGCCAAGGCAACGGGAGACTTTAGGATGTTAGATGGCTTTGTTGAGAGCATTGCCCCAATAAGCCTGTCCAATTTTTCAAACTCCTTTTCCATATTTATCCCGGAAGCAATTTCCCTCGCCCTATCCCGTAGGGCATTCAACCCATCTTCTCCCTTTGATCTTGCAATTTGTTCAAGTTTCCCCTCTATTTCCGGCAAAGCCATGGTCTTAGACGACGGCCCCGGTCTTCGGGAAGATTGCAGGTTTTCCAAAAATGCTCTTGCTTGTTGTGATACATGCAACCCGTCCACAAATAGATTATCTCCCTCGATAGGCGGTGAACCTTCCAACATATTCAGCGTAACACCGGGCAACTTGATTTTCCGCTCATAGTTATAGGTCAAAAAAATATCTCCACTTGAAGTTGGCCGATACTCGAATGCTGAACGATGGCTGAGCAGAGCACCGGCATATAATTGACCTATGATTTTAAATAGATTTCTCTTGATTATCTCTGCTTCGTTATCATCCAGGTTTGAAGTATATATCCGGGGTGCAATTTTTTTTAGCTTGCCATCCTTTACTAACGCTGATATGGTTCGACTAATCTCCGGATTGCTGGAAGAAAATATTATTTCTTGTAGGTGTAGTGGAATACTCTTGTCCATAAATCTGCAAAAATCTCATGTTAAAAAAGTCTATTGTCAATTATTGCACAAATTTTTCACGTCAAAAACCTTTGTTTTACAAATTTTTCATGTTTATGAACAAAACACTTCATACAAAAATTTTTGCTTAACTGACATAAACATCTGCAATTTACAAATTTTTCAAGGTAAAAACGGTTGTTTTTACAAATTTTTCAAGACAAAAGTCACGAATACTAAAAGGTGTCGGCTTTCAGAATATCTCCGTACCTTATCTTTAGGTTGACCGTACGGCCGGAAATCTGCTTTTCGGTGAGCGTTACCCGAAGTACCTTGTTGCCGGGAAAGGTGGCCTTTTTCAGTACGAACACATTGCGGTGTCTTTTCTTAAATTCCGTCAATGGTTGGTATTGCCACAGGGGTTTGATTTCCACGGTCTGCACGTTCGTTGCCTTGGTGATCTTCTTGTCCTCGATGAAAAACCGGAGTTCGTCTACATTGTAGGAAAGGTTTGAGGTATTGGTAAACGACACGTCAAGAAAGATATAATCGCCCAATGTGCTGATGCTGTTCAGCACAATGCCCACGCCGTAATCCCTCGTGCTTCTTACCGGACGGTGAACGCTTTTAGTAAGCAGGCCAAGTGCAAGGTTTTTCATCTGGCTACGGCTCAATCCGATTTCCGAAATTTCCAAAGGGCGGGTATGTTCCAGTTTGATTTCCAGCATGGCCGGAATGCTCGCATCGTTCATCCACAATGGGGCCGTCAGACGGTATTGCGCCACGAAGTTACCGCCGACAATGGTAACCGTTCCAAGTTCATACCCGTGTTGTTCAGTTTCTGTGGTGTCTTCGTGCAATTTGATACGCAATACGTTTTCAAGGGGTAGGTCGCCGGATACATGGTGCGAAGCGATGTCAACGTATTGTATCGGTTCGGGTGAAAGGATATGCACCGTATGGCCACGGTGCAGGGTAAGTTCGGGAAGTGTTCCCAACCGGGTTTCCGTGGCCTGTTGACTGTGGGCAGAATATCCGATAACACATAAAAGGAAAAGGATTAGAAAATGATGTTTCTTTTTCATGATGGAATCTTAAATGGTTTTACTGTTTGTAATTCTGTTGGCTTTGGCGGAGTGCCTGCGGATCGATGAGGTACACCACCGTATTATATTTCAGTTTGGCCCTGTTCTTCCGTATATGCTTTGATACGGCAGTCGTTGTGGATTGGAACATCCGTTGAATGGCACTCATGACCAACTGGCTGTTGTTTTCGGCCTGTTGCTGCAGGGTAATCCCCTGCGTGGTGTTACCGCCGAGCTCCCGGCTAAACTCCCTGAATGCCGAAGCGGGCACGTACAGTCCAGGGGAACCGTCGTTATCATAGACTTCCAACCGGACAGGTAATATGTTGTTCCCGTGCATAATGGACGTGATGGTAAGCAGCACCCGTTGTCCTGAAAAACCTGAAATTTTTGCAAATACGTGAGCGCCTTTTTTTACCACGTACTGGCCGACCAATAGGTCGTCCATAAGCCGTATCCGCAAGCGGGAATCGGCATACCCTGTTATGTTTTCGTCGATAATGGCCTGTATGAAAGTATTATCGCTTTCGGCACGAATGGTATTGAACGTTCCCTGACCTGTACCGTATTTGGAAACGGACAAAAGGGGCTGGTTTTCGAGTTCCCGTTTCGCTTCTTCGATGCGCTCACGTTCCCTGCGGGCTGCCTGTTCGTCGGGATCGTTAGCCCTTGCCATGCTGTCCGCATAGGCCATCTGCTGGCGGAAAAGTTCCATCGGATCGGCCTTGTCGGGTGTCTCCCTGATCGGTTCGGGTCTTCGCTGTAATGACGAAAGGGCCTGTTGCAAGGCTCTGTCTTGGTCGTCGTTTTCCGAATCTCCATTAGTGGAAACAGGTCGCTCGTTTTTGAGCGCCCGCGCGATGGAATCAAGCCTGCGCTT contains:
- a CDS encoding ArdC family protein codes for the protein MSSKNSKSLHEIVAANIIKKLEEGTAPWQKPWNHNGPAFEIPYNATTGNRYKGINIFSLLMADRDDPRWMTFKQASEKGLQVRKGEKASLIQYVKLHQLLPKKDEQCKPILDEKGKPVKVQVRLDRPIITTAWVFNAEQINGIEPLVKPDVKQFQWDPIERAENLIQASGANITHRAGDKAFYSPLRDSITMPFREQFDAPDKYYATVLHELGHWTGHENRLDRSLINKFGTEGYAREELRAEIASMLIGQELHIGHDPGQHVAYVDNWIQILRDTPFEIHAAAADAEKIFKYLLAFEQKREIKAAADVAVEKLTVTQSQKVKETTLSMGDEIAYNNTVYKVQGHLKRGRMRVEDLTTGNVFSLSKTDQLYNSLLQAKQHPEAVKVDADLKRPAHTEMEVVAAYGIRR
- a CDS encoding M23 family metallopeptidase, translated to MLLVPFMLYGQGIDYSPPLDKLKVTSPFGYRIHPINGKASHHNGADFAARSDPVFNVLDGRVKATGKHKALGKYVRVLHGDVETIYGHLSRILVSPGDTVTVGQPIGITGATGRVTGEHLHFSVKFKGKYLDPLKFLHRLREQSDKPLNIE
- a CDS encoding TraM recognition domain-containing protein — translated: MKIKLSWKNGDAILPTLQRQTFMEETKEQQGLYRSLQFGIYLSVVLEVFLFFYVDRFLLAGVANNSLLLFAERLSRVPFYVELINSKLFTLVLICLVSIGTLSRKKKDLNPKTQIGYPLALGMLILFSGLWLQGRGAAPIWGQVNWYDLAYITSAFAGAVLVHVAMDNVSKIISSNLGKDRWNIEEESFMQPTEPVITPYSINIPTLFYYKGKVRKGYIPLENIFRGCLVCGVPGSGKSFGIIMPIIRQMIANSFTMCLYDLKYPDLGKIAYYHYLLAKQNGRCKDYRFHVINLNDPAKSRRVNPLKRAYLGTLADASETAEALVEALKKGDKSGGSDQFFTQSAVNFLAACIYFFSRYEDGRYSSLPHVLAFLNLSYEQIFTVLFSNGELASLLSPFLSAYKAKAFDQLEGQVGTLKIFISRMATKETFWVFGADDFELQVSNPKHPGILVLANDPSTQSINSACLSVVLNRVTKLINTKGNLPIGLVVDEAPSLYIHRVDLLVAQARSNFSGVVLGLQELPMLLQQYGKETAEVITSIMGNVLSGSVRSKETLEWLERLFGKVKQTGESLSIDRTRTSLSLNEKLEPLIPAGKIASLKTGEIVGIVARDTVETYTGKYQTSAVNCRVNLDMEAIKKEEANYRELPTYYDFGGRKEEILLDNFFRINKEVQEMVQQLMPTQDTPQIPTPTETKTS
- a CDS encoding Fic family protein — translated: MDKSIPLHLQEIIFSSSNPEISRTISALVKDGKLKKIAPRIYTSNLDDNEAEIIKRNLFKIIGQLYAGALLSHRSAFEYRPTSSGDIFLTYNYERKIKLPGVTLNMLEGSPPIEGDNLFVDGLHVSQQARAFLENLQSSRRPGPSSKTMALPEIEGKLEQIARSKGEDGLNALRDRAREIASGINMEKEFEKLDRLIGAMLSTKPSNILKSPVALARAFGQPFDLKRIELFENLFITLQQLEFTPVTDPNISNTAFRNFAFFEAYFSNYIEGTKFKIDEALKIIETGKPMPARDEDSHDILGTYQIVSNRKEMSTTPENPDHLLEILQYRHKIMLNARPSKNPGEFKDRNNRAGNTDFVEVELVRGTLIKGFEFYQALNEPFAKAAYMMFLISEVHPFLDGNGRLARVMMNAELVRAEQSKIIIPTVFRDDYLGALRAISRRNETNIYIRMLLRAWKFSATVSGEDMDNIHHVLTQSNAFEEGEDYILKIVGE
- the traN gene encoding conjugative transposon protein TraN, whose protein sequence is MKKKHHFLILFLLCVIGYSAHSQQATETRLGTLPELTLHRGHTVHILSPEPIQYVDIASHHVSGDLPLENVLRIKLHEDTTETEQHGYELGTVTIVGGNFVAQYRLTAPLWMNDASIPAMLEIKLEHTRPLEISEIGLSRSQMKNLALGLLTKSVHRPVRSTRDYGVGIVLNSISTLGDYIFLDVSFTNTSNLSYNVDELRFFIEDKKITKATNVQTVEIKPLWQYQPLTEFKKRHRNVFVLKKATFPGNKVLRVTLTEKQISGRTVNLKIRYGDILKADTF
- the traM gene encoding conjugative transposon protein TraM: MKINFKQPRYVLPLIALPFLCLFFYVYQTGFAKDEAPQQEGDPLQGQIADVSEDVKNRALSDKLAAYREQYRRGDGYTAIGQLQEERAEQFRFDEMYNEEEKRRLDSIARALKNERPVSTNGDSENDDQDRALQQALSSLQRRPEPIRETPDKADPMELFRQQMAYADSMARANDPDEQAARRERERIEEAKRELENQPLLSVSKYGTGQGTFNTIRAESDNTFIQAIIDENITGYADSRLRIRLMDDLLVGQYVVKKGAHVFAKISGFSGQRVLLTITSIMHGNNILPVRLEVYDNDGSPGLYVPASAFREFSRELGGNTTQGITLQQQAENNSQLVMSAIQRMFQSTTTAVSKHIRKNRAKLKYNTVVYLIDPQALRQSQQNYKQ